Proteins from a single region of Croceicoccus marinus:
- a CDS encoding SDR family NAD(P)-dependent oxidoreductase: MKVEGLAAIVTGGASGLGGATAAHLAGLGGKVTIFDLDTDKGEAHAAKIGGRFAKVDVTDEDGVARAVEEAEAANGKARILVNCAGIAPPRKMVDRDGNPAPLADFARIVNINLIGSYNVLSKFAARIIDADPIGEERGVAISTASVAAYEGQIGQAGYAASKAGVVGMTLPIAREMARHGIRVMAIAPGLFLTPMMESFSPEVQESLGKQAPFPSRLGKPDEYAQLVESIVANPMLNGETIRLDGAIRMAPK, from the coding sequence ATGAAAGTGGAAGGGCTGGCAGCCATCGTCACCGGCGGCGCGTCGGGACTGGGCGGCGCAACCGCCGCGCATCTCGCCGGGCTGGGCGGCAAGGTGACCATCTTCGACCTCGACACCGACAAGGGCGAGGCGCATGCCGCGAAAATCGGCGGGCGGTTCGCCAAGGTCGACGTCACCGACGAGGACGGCGTGGCCAGGGCGGTCGAGGAAGCCGAGGCGGCGAACGGCAAGGCCCGCATCCTCGTCAATTGCGCGGGGATCGCTCCGCCCCGGAAGATGGTGGACCGCGACGGCAATCCGGCTCCGCTCGCCGATTTCGCGCGGATCGTGAACATCAATCTGATCGGCAGCTATAACGTGCTGTCGAAATTCGCCGCGCGGATCATCGATGCCGACCCAATCGGCGAGGAGCGCGGCGTGGCGATCAGCACTGCCAGCGTCGCGGCCTATGAAGGGCAGATCGGGCAGGCGGGCTATGCCGCGTCGAAGGCCGGGGTAGTCGGCATGACGCTGCCCATCGCGCGCGAGATGGCGCGCCATGGCATCCGCGTGATGGCCATCGCGCCGGGGCTGTTCCTGACGCCGATGATGGAATCCTTTTCGCCCGAAGTGCAGGAATCGCTGGGCAAGCAGGCGCCGTTCCCCAGCCGTCTCGGCAAGCCCGACGAATATGCGCAGCTTGTCGAATCGATTGTCGC